The nucleotide window CCTACTGATACCCCGTCATGGGGTTTCCCGTCTTGGTCGATGAATCTCTACTCACTGTAGTACCTAATCTAAAGGTGCCTGTGGCCTGTGGTTCTCTACCTACCGGAAGTGCATGGCTCATGAGACCCTAGCATCCCCACGGATTCTAACCCGACCCTCGCATACTTGCTTTCTATAACGACCTCAAATATGTACCTGACACCTCCCTCGACCTCGAACTCCCCCGTATCGCAGTATTCACAGTTCTTCGAAACGAGTTCGTCCAGTTCTGACACTTCCTGCCCCCCGAATCGCCTGCCGTCTTGCTACTGCTCTCCATTTCAGCAAGCTGTCTCAGGCGTTTCACAGTCAGACTTGGATTCGGATTCGTACTCCCACCACGCTCGCTGGTTCACAGTGCCTCAACCAGAACTTCTATCACCGCCTCCCATGGACCACGGTAGCACTGCTTGGGTCACACCAGATGGCTTAGTGGCTGGAACAAGTacagcttcttcaagctcgGTAGAACCTGACGCCCTGCATGCGGATTTTAATGCATTTGCTGGATACGACTCTTGTTTGCCTGCCCCATATCAGACACATGACGCCTACATGCCGCCCAGTCGCAACACGTCAGTCCATGAGCCATCATTGTCGTCTACTAGCCAATCCTCGCGAGCGCCATCAATAGGCGCAAGGCCACCATATGGATACTTGCAAGATCCCTCTAACTCGAGATTCAGAGTCGAAGGCGCCGTGAGCAGCTATGGTCAGGGGTATGAGCCGCAACCGTACTCAACTGCCGGtccatctgctgctgctaccgcTTATCAAACCGATGGAGCCCCCTTCGCTTCAAATTTGCCCTCCAGCCTCGGCGCAAATAGTTCAACGACTTGGCCGAAGCAAGAATATGAGGTGCCGCAGTTCTATTCTACCCCGCAAAATCAACTTCCTGATCTTGGCCAGGAGAGGAGACTGTTGAAGAcgaccaaggccaagagaCCCACAAGAAAGCACACATCGAAGGAGGAGGCAAACTTCCAATGCGAAGTCAAAGGATGCGGGAAGTTCTTCAGTCGCAGCTACAACTACAAATCGCACCTTGAGACTCATGATGAGAAGCGCGAATATCCATTTCCCTGCACTGTTGACGGGTGCACTAAGAAGTTTGTGCGGAAGACAGACCTTCAACGACACCACCAGAGTGTGCATATGAAGGAGCGCAATCATAAGTGTGACTATTGCGGACGCCTCTTTGCTCGAAAGGATACTCTGAGAAGGTAAGCATGCCATACACTCTGGCGCTCACAAACTCTAATGATTGAATTGGTAGACATATGGAGGACGGCTGTTCGAAGCGGTTTGATATCGGGACACTCAACTTGCAAGGTCCAGGTTTCGCAGGGTTGGGGATTGTTAGCCCAACCAGACCGTCCGATTTAGACCCTCGCCGCCCTGGATAGGCTTGGGCATAACATGCTACACAgtcgtcatcaacaccacGGATGTATTTTAAGATACATGGTAATCCATCGATGTGGCAGGATCCTTGATCGGGAAGAAGTTAAACTTCTTCCAGAGCCTTTCTTCAGGCATTTCAAGTTAGAAACGGCATGAAAACCTGGCCTAGAATTGGAGAAGGTAGGCTGGCTAATGATACCACGGCAAAGTGTTTTGTCAATTTTGGGCCTTGCTGACTTGTATTCTTTAGGAACACGTATTCTCACCTAAGAAAGGAAGTAATCAAACTCGCGAAACCCAATGGCTGGATGTATcaacaaaaaaaaacatgAATGAGTTGGTGGCAAAGTGCACTCGAGGAGGTCCACTGATCAGCGTCTCTGTATATTCTGGATAAAACCTTGCTCCAATATGCAGATACTGCAACGGTTGAGGCACAGACACAAAAGTTCTCGAAGAGGAAAACTCTGTTGGTGTCTTTCCACGTGCGACAGCCTAGGGTTCGCATGCATTATGCCGAGAGCCTCGCCTGAGCGACATGTCGAAACGACTCACCTCGGCATATGCGAACTTGACAAATAGAATCTTGATCTGGAAGCTCGCTGGGAATGGGATCTTTTGTGCCAAGTCCCACACTGGAGAATAATTTGTCAAGGTTTGCTGCTCGACTAGAGCAAGCGAGTTCAAGTCTCGCATCCCTTGTGATTAAGATTGCTTGCCGCTGTAGTTTGATTACATTACACGGAGGCTCACACCAGCATCATGGAGTGGAATAGATTGGATATGTTTTTGGAGAGaacctacggagtacatatACAGTGGAAGATGGTGTAGGTCTAGTTTATGGTACGGTATGTAGGAATGCCACCGGGGATGTGATCTGGCGTACCTACCCcttagggagcaagaaaacatgagacctaagtttagggtgaCAAAATAAACTCCGCAAAAAgcatcctaaatttataccaagttacctaaatctttttatcagtTAGGCTTAAGGCCccgagttttatttccttccTTAGCTACCTTCCTTAGTACGATGTAGTGAAAATAAAGATTCTACATATGTATAAATATTCTCATCCACATGCAGCAATGCCGACTTGAGACAGGGGTGTGTCTGTGGAGCATCGCCTATCGATTTGGATTGAATTGTCATCACCCGATAATTCGTATGTAGTGAGATATGTACATACGATATTTCGCTTCGCAGGTTCATGCTTTGGCTTATTGATCCGATTGGATCGTGTGAATGGATTGAACTCCATTGTAATTGTTAATAATGCCGACAGAGCATTCGTCATGGGCTCGCTGTACGTAGGCACGCATCTTTGACTTTTGTTTGCATCCATCCTTGCCCAGGTATGCAATAATATCGTTAGGTAGTAGTAGTCTGAAGCAATCTCATGTAGAAAATCGAGGTACACTGAATTGCTTCAATGTGAGTGAGTACATGGACGTTTTGTTAGTGACATCCATGCTTGCCTACTAACGTGGCACAGGCGTAACTAATGCATGTGATAATAGGTACTAAGGCATCTGGTGTCGAACTGGATCTTCTAGAAAGGTCGGGTGCCTACCTAGCCTAAAATTGGAGATTCCTTAGATCGCAGCAAAGTATCATTGCTCACAACCTGGCGGTAGAGATACATACATTTGTTTCGAGGcacagtacggagtactcggTACatattaccttaccttaggtagttgGAGGTAGCCCCACATTTTAAAGGCAGACATCATCCCCCACGTCATGGCGTCCCTTGAATAACATCCCCGGAGCCTTGGCCTTATATACTTAGTCAagttctcttctccttcttcttcttcctccgaTTTCTATGGCCTTGTGAGAGAACAGCAAGGAAGCTTCAAgctctacctaggtacctatggcACGGCCGACTCCTACTGAATAGACAGCTGCCGCCCAAGGCTTGACCCAAGAGAGTTGTTGGGACAAGACAATCCAATCCCACTCGTAGTCGCGTCCCGAGCgagacatcaccaccatcgatCGACATGACTGACGATAACCACACCTACAGCGCCAAGTGTCGCCTGGCCCCTGTTTCTCGCGTTCAACGCGAAGATGAGGTCCCCCCGGTCGAGGCTCAGTTCTTCTACTCGTCAGTGATACCCATTGATGATCCTCTTTCAACTCCCTCAACTGTTGGTACCGATTCAAAGACAAGTAGAGGACAAGTGCGCGCCTTTTCTCGAGGTGATAATAATGCACTGGAAAAGGCTTGGCTGAGTCTCATGATTGAGCCTTCACGTCGCGCTCATCAAGATGCACTTAGGAATCTGGATCGCACTCCTCAGTTTGACCCAGGGGTGCTCGCATCACTCATTCAGCTTATAACTACAAATCACTGGGAGAGGCACCGGAAAGGCTATAAGCCACAAGATGTGACAGCACCAGTCAGTGATGTACTGCCCACAACGCCTGTGTCCACTTGTTGCTCTGAACTGGTCCTTCACGTTTCCCAAGAACTTGAGAGAGCTTTCTGCGCCCTGGTCAGGCGGCGAAATCCAGCCCTGAATGTGGACCATGTCACGCAACAGGTCGTGTTTGCACTTGATCGGTTGAAAAAGCAAGCCAACGATGAAGTTGAGGCTCAGCCGGGATCAAACAGCACACCCTCGAGCCATCCAGGAACCGCTTCCGCCAGTACTACTGACCACCCAGTTACCCACATTCCCAGAACCACAACAACGGAGCCTCGTAGTTCTAAGCGTCGATCAACTATAGGAGAAATGAGAGCGAGAACCAATAGCTTATCCACCTCACAGCCACCACGAGTACAAACACCCGTTGGCAGTCCCGGCCTTACACGACCACCAGTTGTCGATGATGGAATTTCAGGCAGACCATTCGTACGCGTTGGAAGTCCAGAGACGCAATCAGAACCCGGATCTCTCCCGCTGACTGGACTCGGAGGCTCAGGCCGGCATACCTCTCGAAACCCAGATCATATTCCAGGCGTTCCCGAACGAGAAGAGACTGTAACCATTGCGGACCAAGGGACTCAGGCAGTACCCGAAGAGAGCCAGACCAAAGTAGCCGAGGTTGCGGTCGGAATATCAAGACTTCATATGGTCTCGTTGCCTGTGCTTCAGATGAAGCCGATATACTGGTCCCCAATCAACGATGTTGCAGTTGTTTCTAGGGCGACTTGGTTCTATAGGTTATATTTCCAGGGTCGATTAGGGGAAAGGATAACTGACTTAACCTAGAGATACTATGCTCCCAATACCGCCAGCTGTTGCCAACCAGTTAGAGGCCGGCTATCACTATTTGCGACCGTGGACTGAGACATGGAGTGATGAGCTCCGATGTGCTATCGACGTTGGACCACTGGGTGAAGAAAAGATTTCGCATAGACTATGGCCCGAGGATTCAGAGATAGGATCCGGAGACGACTTCCCTGAGCCAGTCATACCATCAGATCCATTTTGTGCTGCTCGCTGCTTTCGGGgtgaagctgctgctgaaggTAACATTGATGCGACCCCCATGAAGAAGGCCACAGCGGAAGACGCAAACATCCTGACCCGACCGTATTCGAATTATCATGTCCTGTATAAGAATGCCACTGAGGCTTTTCTCCTAAAACCGAGCCTAAAGCCATCAGCATACTATGGCCGACggccgacgatgaagatcatgaaaGGCGTCACTGTCGGGATTCCTGTCGCTCGAGGATTCGACCGAGCAGCATGGGAGCACCTACACCACAAGATACAGGCACCA belongs to Fusarium musae strain F31 chromosome 9, whole genome shotgun sequence and includes:
- a CDS encoding hypothetical protein (EggNog:ENOG41), which translates into the protein MTDDNHTYSAKCRLAPVSRVQREDEVPPVEAQFFYSSVIPIDDPLSTPSTVGTDSKTSRGQVRAFSRGDNNALEKAWLSLMIEPSRRAHQDALRNLDRTPQFDPGVLASLIQLITTNHWERHRKGYKPQDVTAPVSDVLPTTPVSTCCSELVLHVSQELERAFCALVRRRNPALNVDHVTQQVVFALDRLKKQANDEVEAQPGSNSTPSSHPGTASASTTDHPVTHIPRTTTTEPRSSKRRSTIGEMRARTNSLSTSQPPRVQTPVGSPGLTRPPVVDDGISGRPFVRVGSPETQSEPGSLPLTGLGGSGRHTSRNPDHIPGVPEREETVTIADQGTQAVPEESQTKVAEVAVGISRLHMVSLPVLQMKPIYWSPINDVAVVSRATWFYRDTMLPIPPAVANQLEAGYHYLRPWTETWSDELRCAIDVGPLGEEKISHRLWPEDSEIGSGDDFPEPVIPSDPFCAARCFRGEAAAEGNIDATPMKKATAEDANILTRPYSNYHVLYKNATEAFLLKPSLKPSAYYGRRPTMKIMKGVTVGIPVARGFDRAAWEHLHHKIQAPNKAGASAADESHENRGQDVCAACKADKAKRQVTDLVLVAHGIGQKFAERVESFHFTHAINGFRRAVNMELQSPLVKQVLRDDQNGLMILPLNWRMGLSFEDGGPMREEDKEEYTPEGFGLKDIEPDTIPAVRSMISDIMFDIPFYMSHHKGKMIQALVSEANRVYRLWCRNNPGFADNGRVHMIGHSLGSAMALEILSNQPTTVPRLDWSRKEPEARFFEFDTKNLFLAGSPAGFFLLLERGVLMPRHGRMKPGADSNDIVSKDVVADAGTFGCLAVDNIYNILAKEDPIAYLLNGAVDPVYAASLKKAYVPSISGSLWKSVGAAMRGVVPGMAPAPNPLVPEPERPSTIRLPSQLELEVHDFTREEIAERKAFLLNDNGQIDWYLRSGGGPLEIQYLNMLSAHSSYWTNLDFIRMLCIEIGRKPGRANSIPAFRATKAAKRLLVD
- a CDS encoding hypothetical protein (EggNog:ENOG41), whose amino-acid sequence is MDHGSTAWVTPDGLVAGTSTASSSSVEPDALHADFNAFAGYDSCLPAPYQTHDAYMPPSRNTSVHEPSLSSTSQSSRAPSIGARPPYGYLQDPSNSRFRVEGAVSSYGQGYEPQPYSTAGPSAAATAYQTDGAPFASNLPSSLGANSSTTWPKQEYEVPQFYSTPQNQLPDLGQERRLLKTTKAKRPTRKHTSKEEANFQCEVKGCGKFFSRSYNYKSHLETHDEKREYPFPCTVDGCTKKFVRKTDLQRHHQSVHMKERNHKCDYCGRLFARKDTLRR